Proteins from a single region of Hordeum vulgare subsp. vulgare chromosome 6H, MorexV3_pseudomolecules_assembly, whole genome shotgun sequence:
- the LOC123401731 gene encoding universal stress protein A-like protein, producing MADSSAPTRVMMAVNESSLKGYPHPSISCRSAFDWMLSKLVRSNTDGFHLLFLHVQVPDEDGFDDVDSIYASPTDFQSMKQRDKIRGIHLLEYFVNECHRLGIKCEAWTKQGDPKEVICHEVKRVQPDLLVVGSRGLGPFQRVFLGAVSEYCVKHAECPVITIKRKANETPQDPIDD from the exons ATGGCGGATTCGTCGGCGCCGACGCGGGTGATGATGGCGGTGAACGAGTCGTCGCTCAAGGGGTACCCGCACCCCTCCATCAGCTGCCGCTCCGCCTTCGACTGGATGCTCTCCAAGCTCGTCCGCTCCAACACCGACGGCTTCCACCTCCTCTTCCTCCACGTCCAGGTCCCCGACGAGGACG GATTTGATGATGTGGATAGTATATATGCATCACCGACGGACTTCCAGAGCATGAAGCAGAGAGACAAGATAAGAGGGATTCACCTACTTGAGTACTTCGTGAATGAATGCCATCGATTGGGG ATAAAATGTGAAGCTTGGACCAAACAGGGGGATCCAAAGGAGGTTATCTGCCATGAGGTGAAGAGAGTCCAGCCTGATCTTCTAGTTGTGGGAAGTAGAGGCCTCGGGCCATTTCAGAG GGTTTTCTTGGGCGCGGTGAGCGAGTACTGCGTCAAGCATGCTGAATGCCCCGTCATCACCATCAAGCGCAAGGCCAATGAGACTCCCCAGGACCCCATCGACGACTGA
- the LOC123401730 gene encoding uncharacterized protein LOC123401730 — MASMTQAMPYYPATDPIMHARPAATSRGSFAPVFTVLGVISFLAVVACVAGRLCGRRLSKKKAYADQHYYGTNAVGGDLEKGFEVKYPPMKPMPSSRAVIHDMDDGFEIKFAPGKPAAWKTDAKADSRGRHHHQQQHHHHPQVGGMPKEYAGFRYPAGAAANGAVRQGQQVRGGTFVSAKPGS, encoded by the coding sequence atggcttCCATGACCCAGGCCATGCCGTACTACCCCGCCACCGACCCCATCATGCACGCGCGGCCGGCCGCCACGTCGAGGGGCTCCTTCGCGCCGGTGTTCACCGTGCTGGGcgtcatctccttcctcgccgTGGTCGCCTGCGTCGCGGGGCGGCTGTGCGGCCGCCGGCTCTCCAAGAAGAAGGCCTACGCCGACCAGCACTACTACGGCACCAACGCGGTCGGCGGCGACCTGGAGAAGGGCTTCGAGGTCAAGTACCCGCCGATGAAGCCCATGCCCAGCTCCCGCGCGGTGATCCACGACATGGACGATGGCTTCGAGATCAAGTTCGCGCCGGGGAAACCCGCCGCGTGGAAGACCGACGCCAAGGCCGACAGCAgaggccgccaccaccaccagcagcagcaccaccaccatccCCAGGTCGGCGGCATGCCCAAGGAGTACGCCGGTTTCAGGTACCCCGCGGGCGCGGCTGCCAACGGCGCTGTCAGGCAAGGGCAGCAAGTAAGGGGCGGAACGTTCGTCTCTGCAAAGCCCGGTTCATga